The nucleotide window GCATACCCAGCTTCCACCTATAGCATGCACATAGGGAGCAGCAGCATAATCAGCCAGGTTTGCCGCATTAATACCACCCGTCGGAATAAATTTTATATCACTAAAGGGACCAACCAATGACTTCATGGCAGATAATCCACCAAAAACATTAGCAGGGAAAAACTTCAGCACATATAAACCTAACTTTTTTGCAGCCATAATTTCAGTAGGTGTCACACACCCGGGAACAATCGGAATATTGTTTTGCTGGCACCATGACACCAGTTCTGCATCAAATCCGGGAGATACTATGAATTTAGCACCGCAGTCAACTGCTTTTTTACACTGTTCCAGGGACACTACTGTTCCTGCACCTACGAGCATATCCGGACAGTTTTCACTTACCTTACGAATAGCTTCAGGTGCTGCAGCTGTCCTGAATGTGATTTCCATTACATCCACGCCACCTTTTAAAAGAGCATTTGCCGTGGGCACTGCCTTGGCAGCATTCTCTATAACAACAACGGGTACGATGCCTGCTGTCTTCAGTCTTTCCAATACTTCCAAGATTCTCTCTCCTTTCTGAATCCAAATTCTTCTTTACCATTCTACTTTACCATTATTTTAATCTAATAGCTTCAACAGAGAAATATCAGCATGTGTATACTCTGCAATACGGCATAATTCTTCATAGGTAATTTCATTTACCGGTACACCTGTTGCTTTGATACGTTCATGTGCCTCTATTTCCTTTTCTCCGTGAATATAAATTCTTTCTTGGCCTTCCGCTTTGCTGGAATCGCGCAATTCCTGCAAATATTTGCTGAAGCGAAGCTTGATGTCCTCTTTGTCACCAAATATGCCATAATCAATTGCATAGAAACAGTGAGCAATATTTGACTGACCCTGTTTTTTATAAACATAATTGGAAGTGGTTCCGCCAGACAGGATTCCTGTACACAGCTCGCAGATCAGTCCGAAGCCATAGCCTTTGTGTCCGCCCATAAGTTCTCCCGAGCCGCCGATAGGCAGAATGCCTCCGCCAGACTTGGCAATGATATTCTTAAGTACTCGGTTGGAATCAGTACAATCATGCCCTTTTTCATTCAACGCCCAACCAAATGGAATATCATTGCCGCGTTTTGCATAAACCTCCAATTTCCCACGGGGTACAACCGTTGTGGAAGCATCAAATAAAAATGGATGTGGCTTTGCAGGCATTCCAACTGCAATAGGATTGGTACCTAACATAGGCTGGCGTCCAAATGTCGGCACCATAATTGCTTCCGTATTAGTCATAGCTACACCCAGCATATTTTCTTCAATGGCCATTTTTACATAATAAGCTGCAATACCGAAATGATTGGAGTTGCGCACAGTCACCAGACCAACTCCGCTTTGCTTTGCTTTTTTAATTGCTGTTTCCATCGCATATGTAGCAATAAGTTGGCCCATTCCATTATTACCTTCAATTACTGCAGAAACCGGAGTTTCAAACACCACTTCAGGCTTTCCGTTGATATCCACCAATTTTTTGCTGGTTATTTCTTCATGATAGCGCTTCAGCCGCTGGATACCGTGTGATTCAATGCCAGAAAGGTCTGCTTCCAATAAGACGTCTGTAATTGTTTGGCTGTCTTTTTCTGAAAACCCATAACCTTTGAAAACTTCTATGCAAAACTTTACCAGATCGGTATAACATAGATGTTTATAACCCATAAAAATTACTCCTTTTCAATCAATATACTATCCTGTGTAAAATCATACAACGTAATTAAATATTAATAGGATATTTACCATAACGCCGCGCTGCTTCATATACAGTAAATACATTTTTATTGGGGATGTCGTCGTGGACGCTGTGGTCAGAGCCAAGACAGTAGCCTCCTCCTGGTCCTGCTATGCGTATACACTCCTTGACCATTTCCTCAATCTCTTCTGTTGTGCCTGATACTAAGGTTGTTGAATTATCAATATTGCCAAATATAGTTACCTGATGGCCATACTTGCTCTTAATATCAGCAAGGTCTATTCCTTTGCAGCGCTGGATAGGATGCAAACCTTGTATACCGGTAGACATTATATCTGGTATCAGCTCGCCGATATTGCCATCACTGTGCAGCAACATTTTTTGGCCCATTTTTGCAGTTTCTTCCTGAATGCGTACCAGCTGTGGCACGATGAATTCGCGAAAATGTGCCGGAGATAACAATGGTGCCTCAATTGAACCATAATCATCAGAATAAAGAATAGCATCCACACCCATTTGTGCCATACGGCGTGCGCAAGCCAGTGAGAATTCTGTGGATGCCGTCAGAGCTTGATGAACTGTATCAGGGTCTTCATATAACATGATAAAGAAGTTTTCCATTCCAAACAGCTGCCAGGCTGCGGAGAATGGTCCCCGCACATTGCCTACAACACCCATGCCGTATTCTTTTGCAAGTTTTAGGCAATCTGCCAGGCCTTTATAACGGAATTCAGCCTCAGGATCCGGCATTTTATAATTTGCCCAGTCTTCTGCATTCTTCAGGGGAACCTCAATTTCTGCATCAATAGGCCAAGTATTATCTGCAATCATACGTTTGATGCCCCACTCATCTACATAGACGGTGTCCTTCATCCCTTCAGGACGAAAACCGCTGACACCCGGAATGGGGATAAAAGCAAAATCATAGCCTATTCTGTGGCTGCACTCAAGCACGCTTACTGGATCAAATGTTTCCGGAACATACCCTAAAACTTCCTTAAATAAAGGCCGGCTATACACACATTCAAATACAGGAACCGTATCTGGCTCCTTATGATTCAAAGCACATAACAATCTCTCGCGTCCTGTCATATTAAACATCCTCCAATATCTTTTTGAATTTCTTTTTGTATTTTATTAAATAATTAGCTATAGCTATTCAAACTATTCATTTTTTGTCAGTTTCTCAAGTTTGAATTCTCCAATTTCCCCGGGACCGTAACCTTCCAGGATAATACGTTCATGAACATCTGTCAGATGTTCCTTCATTAACCGGCGGGCACCTTTGGCATCGGATTCTTTGATACAATTAATAATTTTTCGGTGAAAATCTATAGCTATTTCGGTTTTTTCATGGGTTAAGACCAGTACATTGAAGTCCATGAAGACTTCAAGAAGCATATCCAGTATTTCCACCAAAAAAGAATTTCCTGTTCCTTCTGCTATAGAGCGGTGCACTTGAAAGTCCAGACTGACAATTTCATATTTATCTTCACTGTCTATCCTGGAAAGTAACCGCTCATTGGCCTCCTGCATTAGCGCTATACTTTCTTCTGATGAATTTAATGCAGCCAGTGCAGCGTTCTGCTCTTCAATAATCATTCGGGCTTCGCTTAATTCGATCATGGAAAAGCGTTGCAGGACATTGCGAATGTTAAAGCAGGATCCATCATTATTAATAATTCTACTCTTAACGTAAGTACCGCTTCCCTGACGTTTCTCAATTATTCCCATGGATTGAAGCGCACGGAGAGCTTCCCGTATTGAAGAACGGCTTACACCAAATAATTCAGTTAATTCTTTTTCTGTCGGAAGCATGTCTCCCACTTTAAGCGTGTTTCGTTCTATCATATCAATAATGCGTTCCACTACTTTTTCCGCCAAGGAAATACGCTGAATTTTATTTGAATTAATATTATCTGCCATAATACTCTCCAACAAACTTAAAATGAAATGAAAATTTTAATAAGTTATCTATTTGTCATATTGTCAGACAAATTTCTTATTATAAATAATTATATTTGAGCATTTTATTAATGTCAATGAGTCATTGAATTTAAAATGAAGCGAAAATACAAAAAAGGAGCATATAAATGCTCCTAAAAGGATAATTAGTTTTATTCAAATTATATTTATTATAGATATGTTAAATAACCTTAACATTCCCTCTCTGGTATTTTGCCTTTGTTGCTTCTCCACCTCTTATATGTCTCTCAGCTTTATTCTCTTCTAGTACCAGCCTGACCTTATCTGCCATTTCAGGATTGATTTTAACCAGTCTTTCAGTTACGTCTTTGTGTACCGTACTTTTACTGATTCCAAATTTTTTAGCAGCAGCTCTTACTGTAGTTTTTTTTTCAACGATGTATTCAGCAAGTTCTAATGCTCTTTCTTCGATGTAACTCTTCAACCGAGTATACCCCCTCTACATGTCTGCTTTGAAAAATGGCACTGTTATCTTTATTAGAACTGAAGTGCTCAAAGCCCCCAATGACTATCACTACAGTATATATATGCCTTTGATTCAAGCCTTATGATAAAATACAAAAGGAGGAGAAAATAAAGCTTATATTTTATTTGTTGTGAATTTTTATTGCTTTTTTTGCGAAATTTTTTACGGATAAAACTTATGCATTTATATAAGAAATTGATAGAAAAAAGGTTGATATTTATAAATTCATTGCAAACTTAAGAAATAATTGAATTTATGGTTTGCAAAGTATTTTTTATTTTATGATAATTGTAAATATGTGCTTATTGTGCTTACATAGATCAGATGTATTTTGTGAAAGGATAAAACCATGAATAGCTTTAAAATTGCAAATTTGGGGAAGAAAAATCCTGATGGGGGAAAGGGTTTTTTTTATGGCTGGCTTGTGGCTGTAGCTTGTTTCGTAATGGTATTCATCAGTTTAGGATTAGGTAATCTAACAAGTGCATTATATATTACTCCGGTGACTGAAGAATTAAAATTTAGCAGAGGAGCATTTTCATTTGTTTTTTCCTTGCGTTTTATTTCAAGCGCGGTCTTTAGTATTTTACTAAACTTTTTTATAAGAAAGTTTGAAATAAGAAAAGTAATAGGTATAGGTTTCAGTATGCTTGTACTTTCATACTTTTTATTCTCTGTAGCAAGAGATTTACCGGTTTTCTACTTAAGTGCAATACCTTATGGAATAGGAATCACATTTAATGCAACAGCAATTGTTTCCATCTTGATTGAACGTTGGTTTGAGAAACACAAGGGTTTAATATTAGGTGTAATATTTGCAGGAAGTGGTTTGGGCGGTTCATTATTTAACATAATTGTTGCAGGCTGGATTGAAAAATATGGCTGGTCCAAATCATATTTTTTTACTGCAGTATGCTTAGGAATATGTGCTATACCTATTCTTGCCACTATCCGTAATAATCCATGCGAGATGAAACTTAAACCATATGGCAGTGAAGAACAGGAGCAGTCTGGTAAGAAAAGTAAGAGAGTGAATTGGGAAGGGTTTACCATGGAAGAATCATTAAGAAAGCCCTATTTTTATCTTGCCGCTATTGCTATCTTTTTTATTGGTTTTTTAAATAGCCCGGTATATACAATTGCTCCTGCCCACCTGATAGATAGAGGTTTTGATGCAAATTATACGGCAACAATTATGAGTTTATTTTTCTTTACTCTGGCAGGAGCAAAGATTATCATGGGATTTATATATGATAGGTTTGGGTTAAAAAATGCTCTTATTGTGTGCTTTATAAGTAATATTTGTGGAATTATGCTCCTTGCTTTTGCTCAAAATAAATTAATTGCTACATTATTTGCCTTGTTTTTTGGCTTTTCTGTAACTATTGAAACTGTTACCTTGCCGTTGCTGGTGTTCGAACTTTTTGGTCCCAAAACCTATACCGCCACTATTGGGCTCTTTTTGGCCATTTCTACCATAGGTGTGTCTATCGGAACACCGGTTATGAATTTCAGCTATGATGTGACAGGAAGTTATAAAGGGATGCTTATTATTTTTGATGTTATTTCAGTTTTGGTATTTGCACTGTTTATGTATATTATAAATTATGCGCAAAAAGACCGAAATGAATATATAGTGTGAAGCATTTATTTATATTTTCAGATTTCAAGAAATAATTGACGATCCTATTATTATTCTTATAATGAGAGTGTGAAAATGATAATGAAGTTATCTTTTTATATGCAGTAAGCTATTGAAAAAAGTTTGTGGCATGGGTATTAAAAGGGTAGTAAAAAGAAAACTATTTCCAAACTATTGTTAAATAGAGTTTGACAGTTATGAATAAGTAACTTATAATAAAAGTGTTAACGCTTACGCAAATAATTAAATATAAATCTATGCAAAAAGAGGTTGTGTGTAAATGAAAAAATACGAAGATAAGGCACTTGCCTACATTGAAGAAAACAAAGAAAAGCTCTTTGGTCTTTTGTCTAAATTGATTCAATTTGATACCCAAAATTTTATAACTCATGGAAGAGAAAAAGAATGTGCCGAATACATAGAAAAATTATACCGGGATTTAGGATTAGAAACCGAGCTTTATTCACCTGACAGTATACCTGGAATTAAAGAACACCCAGGCTACCTTCCAGGCAGAGGACTTGAAAACAGGCCAAATGTAAGTGGTATTTGGTATGGGGAAGACAAAGAATTAGCAGTAATGCTTGCAGCCCATATAGATACCATGCCGGCCGGAGATCTGGACAGGTGGGATGTGGATCCCTTCGGAGGCGTAATAAAAGACGGAAAGATTTATGGCTTAGGAGCAGGGGATAATAAATTTGGAATAGCAGGATCTTATTATGCAATTAAAGCTCTTAAAGAATGCGGTATAAAATTAAAAAAATCAGTTGTTTTAACATCTTATGCAGACGAAGAATATGGAGGAGGAGACGGCGCTCTTGCCGCATGCCTGAAATATCCTTGTGACACCTATGTGAATCTGGATGGAGGGAATTATGAAATCTGGATAGCTGCACTGGGTGGAGGCTGCTTTAAGATCAGTGTAAAGAAAACCGAAACTACTGACAATGCAATGGATGTTTTTGACGCCATATCAATTCTGATGAATGAATTGAAGGTTTTTGCAGAAAGGCGCAGGACTGAATTACATATAAATTCTCTTTATACAGGATCAGACATGGAACGTTCTGCCTTCCGGCTGAGTAGTTTTGCAAGTGTAGGAACAAATCACGATGAAGCAATGTTATCTTTTGTTATTTACACAGATAAAACCAAGGAAGAAATATATAAAGAGCTGGATGATATATTAGACAGAGTAAGGCCTCAATTTGCTAAAATGGGAATTGTGACAGAAGGATTTATTCCCACAACCAGATTCTTTGGTTATTACGAGACTGAAAAAGACTGTCTTGCGGTTAAAATTATGAAAGCAGCTGCAGAGGAAGCCGCAGGGAAGAAGGTTAGAGAGTGTGGCTCAT belongs to Clostridiaceae bacterium and includes:
- the eda gene encoding bifunctional 4-hydroxy-2-oxoglutarate aldolase/2-dehydro-3-deoxy-phosphogluconate aldolase, with amino-acid sequence MEVLERLKTAGIVPVVVIENAAKAVPTANALLKGGVDVMEITFRTAAAPEAIRKVSENCPDMLVGAGTVVSLEQCKKAVDCGAKFIVSPGFDAELVSWCQQNNIPIVPGCVTPTEIMAAKKLGLYVLKFFPANVFGGLSAMKSLVGPFSDIKFIPTGGINAANLADYAAAPYVHAIGGSWVCSKEDINKDNFEHITSLCREAVETIAKIMK
- a CDS encoding Ldh family oxidoreductase, whose amino-acid sequence is MGYKHLCYTDLVKFCIEVFKGYGFSEKDSQTITDVLLEADLSGIESHGIQRLKRYHEEITSKKLVDINGKPEVVFETPVSAVIEGNNGMGQLIATYAMETAIKKAKQSGVGLVTVRNSNHFGIAAYYVKMAIEENMLGVAMTNTEAIMVPTFGRQPMLGTNPIAVGMPAKPHPFLFDASTTVVPRGKLEVYAKRGNDIPFGWALNEKGHDCTDSNRVLKNIIAKSGGGILPIGGSGELMGGHKGYGFGLICELCTGILSGGTTSNYVYKKQGQSNIAHCFYAIDYGIFGDKEDIKLRFSKYLQELRDSSKAEGQERIYIHGEKEIEAHERIKATGVPVNEITYEELCRIAEYTHADISLLKLLD
- a CDS encoding FadR family transcriptional regulator, which encodes MADNINSNKIQRISLAEKVVERIIDMIERNTLKVGDMLPTEKELTELFGVSRSSIREALRALQSMGIIEKRQGSGTYVKSRIINNDGSCFNIRNVLQRFSMIELSEARMIIEEQNAALAALNSSEESIALMQEANERLLSRIDSEDKYEIVSLDFQVHRSIAEGTGNSFLVEILDMLLEVFMDFNVLVLTHEKTEIAIDFHRKIINCIKESDAKGARRLMKEHLTDVHERIILEGYGPGEIGEFKLEKLTKNE
- the spoIIID gene encoding sporulation transcriptional regulator SpoIIID, which gives rise to MKSYIEERALELAEYIVEKKTTVRAAAKKFGISKSTVHKDVTERLVKINPEMADKVRLVLEENKAERHIRGGEATKAKYQRGNVKVI
- a CDS encoding MFS transporter, producing MNSFKIANLGKKNPDGGKGFFYGWLVAVACFVMVFISLGLGNLTSALYITPVTEELKFSRGAFSFVFSLRFISSAVFSILLNFFIRKFEIRKVIGIGFSMLVLSYFLFSVARDLPVFYLSAIPYGIGITFNATAIVSILIERWFEKHKGLILGVIFAGSGLGGSLFNIIVAGWIEKYGWSKSYFFTAVCLGICAIPILATIRNNPCEMKLKPYGSEEQEQSGKKSKRVNWEGFTMEESLRKPYFYLAAIAIFFIGFLNSPVYTIAPAHLIDRGFDANYTATIMSLFFFTLAGAKIIMGFIYDRFGLKNALIVCFISNICGIMLLAFAQNKLIATLFALFFGFSVTIETVTLPLLVFELFGPKTYTATIGLFLAISTIGVSIGTPVMNFSYDVTGSYKGMLIIFDVISVLVFALFMYIINYAQKDRNEYIV
- a CDS encoding M20/M25/M40 family metallo-hydrolase, with translation MKKYEDKALAYIEENKEKLFGLLSKLIQFDTQNFITHGREKECAEYIEKLYRDLGLETELYSPDSIPGIKEHPGYLPGRGLENRPNVSGIWYGEDKELAVMLAAHIDTMPAGDLDRWDVDPFGGVIKDGKIYGLGAGDNKFGIAGSYYAIKALKECGIKLKKSVVLTSYADEEYGGGDGALAACLKYPCDTYVNLDGGNYEIWIAALGGGCFKISVKKTETTDNAMDVFDAISILMNELKVFAERRRTELHINSLYTGSDMERSAFRLSSFASVGTNHDEAMLSFVIYTDKTKEEIYKELDDILDRVRPQFAKMGIVTEGFIPTTRFFGYYETEKDCLAVKIMKAAAEEAAGKKVRECGSCLTDLSVILPYGSPRSFNFGILRDFALPGGAHQPNEYVDCQEFLNHTKALILFLIRYCGVVEE